Sequence from the Leptospira johnsonii genome:
CGTTCTAACTCCGGAAAGTCCAGATTATTAAACGCAATCGTAGAAAGAAAATCCTTAGCAAAGGTTTCTGCAACTCCTGGTAAAACTAAGTTACTGAATTTTTTCTTAGTTTCTAAATCTTTATTCTTAGTGGACACCCCTGGTTTCGGTTATTCCGCGAATTCCCATAAAGATCACGAACAGATGATGGATCTTTTGATGAATTATCTGAACTCGGCTAAAGATCTAAAATGTCTTTTCTTATTATCAGATGCACAAAGAGAATTACCTGACGAAGAATTAGAATTGATCGGTACCTGTTTCGAAAAAGGAACCAAACCGGTTTTAATTCGTACTAAAATAGATAAACTCAATCAGTCGGAACTTTCCAAACTTAGAAAAAAAATGAAAAATATCCAAGGATTGTATCCTATGTTAGAAATCGTTTTTGTTTCTCCTAAATACGGAAAGGGCCTGCCAGAACTCAGAAAGATCATAGAGAATATGATGAAATCTTTGATCATTCCTCCAATGGAAGAAGATGCGATCCCGCAAGAGATCAACGAACAAGGTTAATATTAAGCGTGAGTTTCTAAAAGATTGCCGGCGGAGTTAATTGCATCTCCGTAATATACTTTTCCGGCAAATTGAATCTGTTTCTGATTTAGTTCTTGGATTGTTTTTAAGGTCTCTTCCAAAAGAGCTTTCAGTTTTTCCTGGCTTAATGCCATTTCCAACTTACGTTTTCTTTCGATCAGTTCCATGTGACGACGAGCTTCGTCTTCAGACTTTCTTTCAGGATCTTCATGAGACGAAACCTGATTCTTATCCAACCGGTTCAATTCCAGGTCTATATCGCGCAATTCGGACATAAGTTCCCATTCTTTATCTGAGATCAGTTGCGAATGGGAAGTTGCTTCTTTCTTCTTTGTAGGATCGGCCGATTTGTTGGAATTCCCATCTCCTTCATTCAAAGTTGAAAGATCTGGTTTTTCCTTATCGGCCTTTTTAACAGTAGTAGCCTTTGTTTCTCCAGCTACAGCGACTAATTTCCCATCTCTAAGTTCGTATTCAATGGATACGTCTATGGTTCGGAGCTCAGCATTATCTCTGATAGCTTCGTTGCGGAACTCTGCAACATGTCCTAGTTCATGAGATATTACGTGGAGTACAGAACTAGCCTGAGGCGCACTTTCCAGTTGCCCGTGGCCAATGTACTTAACCGAAGTGTCTTTCGGTCTTTCCATCATGGAAGAAGATTGTATAACTCCCAGGTTCATCCTATTATAAATGTCGGCCCGGTAAGCCTTGAGTTTAGAGCTTTGGAAAAAAATTCCAATACTTAACAGAAAAACGTTATCTGCAATGTGCTATCTTATTAAGTATCTCAAGTATACTTGAGTCGCAAAGATCGTGAAATACTATCGCGTATCTTTGCCCCATGTTGCTAACAGTTTTACGAATGACCTCTCCTGGTATCTCGCAGGTAAACATTGGTGACATAATCGTGATTCTTGTGCCGGGACTCCAACTTTCATTAGAAAGAATGGATGCTCCAATCATCGATATATCTATCAATATACCCTCGCTCCAATTTCCTCCCTCGAAAAGTTTAATCTGACTGTCTTTACGGAATCTTGTATAAAATCTTTGATCCGCCGGCAAATCAGGTGCTACCTTTTGGGAAGGATCCACCCCGATCTCTAGTCTTTGCATAGCCGGGAGAGCATACAGTACTAAGAAATAATTTAAAAGAAGATTTCTTTTCAATGTAAGATTCTTTTAAAAAAATGAATTTAGAAGTGAAACAATCGATTAAGAATAGATCTAAACATCTATTCTTATACTAACTTTATGCTAGAGTTGAAATATATCCGCTTCTCTTGCTAATACTATCTCAGAAAGAGCAGTAGATTGTTTTTCTTGATTGAACATTCGTATGATCTCTTCATCAGGATGATCAGGTTCATGATGAGTTAGAACCAGTTTATTTACACCCAGAACTTCTCCGCAGCGCACAGCTAATCTTCCGGACGTATGACCCCAACCGATCTTACGTTCAGCTTCTTCAGAACTGTATTGTGCATCAATGATCAACATGTCAGGACTTCCGATTTTAGCGCGTAATTGTTCGAATTCGGAAAGATCTTCTTCTCTTACTTCCACATCGGTGCAGAATAGGAAACTCTTTCCGTTCTCTTCTATATGATAGCCTGTGCAGTTGCCAGGGTGTTTTAAGAGGAAAGGGGTTACTTTAAAATCGCCCATCTGCACTGTCTTTTGTCTTTGGAGAAGAGTGAATGTTTTCTTGGACATCATCTCATCCAGTGTGATCGGAAAGTTCTCGGGATTTTGCTGGCGATCGAATCTTTCCTTTAGATTAGAAATAGTAGAATAAAAATCGACTTGAACATTTGGAATGTATCCAGGTTTAAAAAAAGGCCAACCTTGAATATGATCCCAGTGAGTATGCGTCACTAAAATTTTGACAGAGCCGCCTTGAGCTATACCTTCCTTTAAAAGATCATTGCCCAATTCTCTCATTCCGGAACCGCAATCTATAATTAATTTCTGACCGTTTGTTGATTCAACGTACACACAAGTGGTATTTCCTCCCACGGGGCGTAACAGTTCTGGGCTTAAAGATTGTAAGAATGTAGGAACGGAGAAGGTTCCGTTCTTAAGTTTAAATTCCTTATGAGCGGACTCTAGGATCTTTTCTAACTTTTCTCTATATTCCGAACCGGAAAGCGGAGTTGGAAGAGATCCTCTTACTCCGTATAATTTTATTTTCACTGTATTAAATTAGACAACTAAAAGATTTGGTATTTGCAGGTATTCGGCGATGACATCGAATTTTCGTGAAAAACAATGGAAGATCGCTACTCGAATCCCCTTTTCCTCAGATTATTTCCTGAAAATCAACCCCGGAAGTAAATTAAAAAAAAACGATTTGTTTTTCGAAGAATTCGGGACATATTATCTAGAGCTAGGCTCCGGTTGGGGAGAAGTAGCTGTATCCTTAGCCAAAGATAATCCAAACACCGGTTTTGTCCTAATGGAGAAGAAGGCAGATCGTTTACGCAAAACTATCCGTGATCTGAAGGAAAACGATATCAAGAACGTTAAACTCCTTTCAGTAAACTTCAATTGGTTTTTAGAAGAAATTTTTGAATCTGGTATTTTCGATGAAATACTTCTAAACTTTCCTGATCCTTGGCCCAAGCGTAGGCATCATAAACATAGGACCTTAAATCCCAGATTTCTAGATACTGTTCATATTCTTTTGAAGAAAGGTGGCAAATTCCATTTCGCAACCGACTACGGACCTTATGCACGTAAAGGAATTCGCCTTTTTAGAGAAGATCTTAGATATAAACCGATCCACTCAGAGTTTTCTCTGCAAAGGGAGAACTTTCCGATCTCCCATTTCGAACAGGAAAAACGGGAGACTGGCTCCCGGATTTATTATTTGGATCGGATCAAAGTCTGAAAAAATTCTTAGTGATACAATAAAGAGTAAACGTTGTCGGAATCTTGGACTAATTTATAAGTCCAAACCGCTTCGCCCTTCTCATCATATCTGACTGCTGTATTATCTTTATATAATACGATTACATCTTTCTTTTTACCTGGTAAAAGACCCTCAACTTCTTTGTCCAAAATTTTGATCTCTTTCAGACTAGAAGAATCCGCATCCACACGATATATTTTGTCGTTACCAGCAAACCAAAGAGAGTTTCCCCTCACACTGAAAAGATTCGCTGACTTATCTGAAATTTCAGTCTTAGTGGCTTTTCCTTTTCCGGAAACATAAACGATTTCTTTATCGGTACGGAAGAATGTACCGTCTTCAGTTGCACCAAGCAATCTAGGATTCGTAGTTCCTGTCCAAGCGGAGTCTACATCCTTACTCAGTTTTGCATCTACATATAGAATCTTATCTTCCTTAGAAGAAGATTGGACTAAGAACACTTGTCCCTTTTTAGATGCTGACCAAGATTTAGAATCCAGAGGAATGGATTTATTTTCTTCGAAAGTATCTGAGTAACTGGTTAAGGTCCTTTTTCCCGAGGTTTCTGTTTCTACTAAAATTCTATCTCCGGAAACCATCGCCTTTTTGAACATTCCCGGAAGATTGATAGTTTGAAAAACGGAACCTGAGTTTTGGTCTCTAACTTCTAAGCTTCTATCCGTGAACGCATACACTCGACGGTCCGCAAGAACATTACGGAAAGGTTTAGTACTCGTGATCCTCCAAAGACGGATCGCTCTATTTTTATCCATCGCTTCGATAGAAGTTCCGTAATTCATTAATAATAGATCGTTGATAATCACTGGAACCCCAATCAAAGATCCACGATTTGGGAACGGTTGTAGGACCACAGGAGTATCCGAATCTGAAAGAACCAATCTTTCCGCTTGGCTAGAATAAGGGGAATTCGGGAATTTTTCCGCAAGTTCTCTACCTAACTCTATAACCAACTTTTTGTATTCTGCATTTGCAGGATTTCTGGTCTTTAATTCGGAAAGAATTCTAATACGTGCATGTAAGAACTTCTCATCTCTCTCGAGTTCAAGAGCTTTTACGATCTCTGCATCCGCAGCTTCCAGATCTCCCTTTTTAAAGTAGATATAGGAAAGTTGAAAATGTGCATCCGGAAAATCAGGGTTCTTCTTTATGATTTCCTTAAATATTTCTACGGACTGCTCCAGAAGATTATCGTTAAAAAGGACGATCCCTATATTGTAAGGAGCCAATTCATTTTCAGAATCCGCTTTCATCGCGCTTTCAAATTCTTCTTTGGCTTCTTTACTCTTATTCTGATTATAGTAAGCGATCCCTTTACCGATCCTGGAAGGAGTGAATTCAGGATTTAATAACCAAGAACGATTGAATGACTCGATCGCAGTGTCAAAGCTCTTCTTTTGGAGAGCGATGATCCCAAGCTGGTAATGGCTATAGTAGGAGTCTTGTTTTTTCTCTAGGATCTTTTGGAAGCCTTTCTCAGCATTATCCACTTCTCCCTTTCTAAGTAAGAAGGCGTAGATTGCCTCTTGGGCAGCGAGATTTTTGGACCCCTCTGGAGAATTTTCTAAAAGGGAAATCCCTTTCTCCTCCATCCCCATTGCGAGATAACATTCAGCTATCTTAATATATAAAGTAAGCTTTTTAGTTTTATCGTAAGCGGATTGATAAAGAGGAACCGCCTTTTCA
This genomic interval carries:
- a CDS encoding MBL fold metallo-hydrolase, whose product is MKIKLYGVRGSLPTPLSGSEYREKLEKILESAHKEFKLKNGTFSVPTFLQSLSPELLRPVGGNTTCVYVESTNGQKLIIDCGSGMRELGNDLLKEGIAQGGSVKILVTHTHWDHIQGWPFFKPGYIPNVQVDFYSTISNLKERFDRQQNPENFPITLDEMMSKKTFTLLQRQKTVQMGDFKVTPFLLKHPGNCTGYHIEENGKSFLFCTDVEVREEDLSEFEQLRAKIGSPDMLIIDAQYSSEEAERKIGWGHTSGRLAVRCGEVLGVNKLVLTHHEPDHPDEEIIRMFNQEKQSTALSEIVLAREADIFQL
- a CDS encoding PilZ domain-containing protein, yielding MKRNLLLNYFLVLYALPAMQRLEIGVDPSQKVAPDLPADQRFYTRFRKDSQIKLFEGGNWSEGILIDISMIGASILSNESWSPGTRITIMSPMFTCEIPGEVIRKTVSNMGQRYAIVFHDLCDSSILEILNKIAHCR
- the yihA gene encoding ribosome biogenesis GTP-binding protein YihA/YsxC, with product MEELQELKPDPFFREVRFLSSYADASKVPSKGIPHIAFAGRSNSGKSRLLNAIVERKSLAKVSATPGKTKLLNFFLVSKSLFLVDTPGFGYSANSHKDHEQMMDLLMNYLNSAKDLKCLFLLSDAQRELPDEELELIGTCFEKGTKPVLIRTKIDKLNQSELSKLRKKMKNIQGLYPMLEIVFVSPKYGKGLPELRKIIENMMKSLIIPPMEEDAIPQEINEQG
- the trmB gene encoding tRNA (guanosine(46)-N7)-methyltransferase TrmB; amino-acid sequence: MTSNFREKQWKIATRIPFSSDYFLKINPGSKLKKNDLFFEEFGTYYLELGSGWGEVAVSLAKDNPNTGFVLMEKKADRLRKTIRDLKENDIKNVKLLSVNFNWFLEEIFESGIFDEILLNFPDPWPKRRHHKHRTLNPRFLDTVHILLKKGGKFHFATDYGPYARKGIRLFREDLRYKPIHSEFSLQRENFPISHFEQEKRETGSRIYYLDRIKV